From the Deinococcus aetherius genome, the window GGCGTGCATCCCAGCACCATCACGCGGCTGCTCCAGCGCTGAGTGCCGCGCACACCGCCCCTGGACGCCCGAAGCCCTCGCCCAGCACCTCACCCTGACCCCCGGAGAACGGGCCTTCCTCGCGTTGTAGCCCCAAGCGCCCGAAAACGTCCGTTAAGCCCGGGCCTGTGCTCAGGAGCGGAGGCGGGCGAGGTCGAAGTGGTCACGCCCAAAGGGGTTGATGTGCTTACGCAGCAGCGGGGTTATCAGGGCCAGCACCTCCTCCGGCAACTCGTGCCCCTCGGCCCTACCCAGGGCGAGCATTCTCAACGGCCCGCTTTCCTCCCTGTGCACGGCAACGGGGCGACTGCACCTCTGTTCCTCTCCACCCCCCATTCGAAATTTGCAGAGTGATGGAATAATAGTCCCATCACTCTGCTATTGTGACGGGGTGGTTGTCCCATCACTCTGCTCCGTCGATGGGATAGTGGTCCCACAACCTCAGAGGAGACACGGATGCACATCTTCGTCACTGGTGGTACCGGCACCATCGGCACCCCCGTCATCGCCGAACTGCTCGCTGGCGGCCACAGCGTCTTGGCGCTGGCCCGCTCGGATGCCTCCGCGCAGGTCCTTGAGCGCGCGGGCGCTGAAGTCCTGCGCGGTGCACTAGTGGTCGACCACGGACAAGAGAAGGTCTAAGA encodes:
- a CDS encoding transposase; its protein translation is MLALGRAEGHELPEEVLALITPLLRKHINPFGRDHFDLARLRS